The following DNA comes from Alienimonas californiensis.
CGGGGTAACCGACGCGTTCCGCGATCTTGCGGGCGCCGGCGGCGTCGGTCGCAGTGCCATTCGGCGGCTGGCGGAGGCCGGTTTTCTTGAGGATCTCGGCGAAGCGGTCGCGGTCCTCGGCGACGTCGATCATCTCCGGGCTGGTGCCGATAATCGGCACGCCGGCCGCTTCCAGCCCCTTGGCGAGGTTCAGCGGGGTCTGCCCGCCGAACTGCACAATCACCCCGTCCGGCTTGAGCCGATCGACGACGTTTAAAACGTCCTCGGTCGTCAGCGGCTCAAAGAACAGCAGATCGCTGGTGTCGTAGTCGGTGGAGACGGTCTCCGGGTTGGAGTTGACCATCACGCTTTCGACGCCCAGTTCCTCCAGGGCGTAGGAGGCCTGACAGCAGCAATAATCGAACTCGATCCCCTGGCCGATGCGGTTCGGCCCGCCGCCGAGGATCATCACCCGGCTGTACGGGCTGAGCCCCTCGGGATTGACCGGCCGCCGGGGGCCGGGCGATTCGTCCTCGGTTTCGTAGGTCGAGTAATAATAAGGGGTGACGGCCTCGAACTCCGCGGCGCAGGTGTCGACCTGTTTGAAGACCGCCTCGACGTCGAGTTCTTTCCGCTTGGCCCGCACTGCGGCTTCGCCGGCGTTGAGCCAGTAGGACAGCTGCTGATCGCCGAACCCGGCCCGCTTAAACCGCCGCATCTGCGCCGCAGTCACGGCGGACAGGGAGCCGACGGCCCGGATTTCGTCCTCAATTTCGACGAGCTGTTGCAGTTGATCGAGGAACCAGGGATCGATCGCAGTCAGGTCGTGGACCCGCTCCAGCGTCATGCCGCTTTTAAAAGCGTACCGCAGGAAGCTCATGCGGTGCTCGTTGGGCGTGGCGAGCCCGGCGACGATCGCGTCCTCCCGCGGCCGGTCCGGCGTGTCCCACAGATCTTTCTTGCCGCCGCCGAGGCCGAAGTGCCCGGTTTCGGTCCCGCGGAGAGCCTTTTGCAGGCTCTCTTTAAACGTGCGGCCGATGGCCATGGTTTCGCCGACGCTCTTCATCTGAATCGTCAGCGTCGGGTCCGCCTCCGGGAACTTTTCAAAGGTCCAGCGGGGGACCTTCGTGACGACGTAGTCGATGCTCGGCTCGAAACAGGCCTTCGTCTCCCGCGTGATGTCGTTGGGGAGTTCGTCCAGCGTATAACCGACCGCCAGCTTGGCGGCGATTTTGGCGATGGGGAAGCCGGTCGCTTTGGAGGCGAGGGCCGAACTGCGGGAGACGCGGGGGTTCATCTCGATGACGACCATGCGACCCGTGTCAGGATCGATGGCAAATTGCACGTTGCTGCCCCCGGTTTCGACGCCGATCTCTCGCATCACCGCCAGCGTGGCGTCCCGCATCCGCTGATATTCTTTGTCGCTCAACGTTTGAGCCGGGGCGACGGTGATGCTGTCGCCGGTGTGCACGCCCATCGGGTCGAAGTTTTCGATGGAGCAGACGATCACGCAATTGTCGTTGCGGTCGCGCATGACCTCCATCTCGTACTCCTTCCAGCCGAGGATGCTTTCGTCCAGCATCACCTCGTTGACCGGGGAGAGTTTTAATCCGGAGGCGACGACGCGTTCGAACTCCTCCTTATTATAGGCGATGCCCCCGCCCGCGCCGCCGAGGGTGTAGCTGGCCCGGCAGATAATCGGCAGGCCGAGTTCCTCCAGCGCCTCGCGGGCCTCGTCCATGCTTTTGACGATGCGGCTCTTCGCCACGTCGAGGCCGATTTTCGCCATCGCCTCCCGGAACAGCTCGCGGTCTTCGGCCTTTTTGATGACGTCGCGGCGGGCTCCGATCATCTCCACGCCGTATTCGTCCAGCACGCCCATCTTTTCGACGGCGAGGGCGGTGTTCAGGCCGGTCTGACCGCCGAGGGTCGGCAGCAGGGCGTCGGGACGTTCACGGCGGATCACTTCCGCGACGTATTCCGGGGTGATCGGTTCGATGTAGGTGCGGTCGGCGGTGCCCGGATCGGTCATGATCGTGGCCGGGTTGCTGTTCACCAGCACGACCTCGTATCCCTCTTCCCGCAGGGCCTTGCAGGCCTGGGTGCCGGAATAGTCGAACTCGCAGGCCTGCCCGATGACGATCGGGCCGGAGCCGATCAGCAGGATCTTTTTGATGTCGGTGCGTTTGGGCACGGGCGCTGTATTGGGAAGGCAGGGGCGGCGCAGACGGGGAGCCGAACGGGCGGGGCGGCCCTCGCCGGTGACGCTACCGGCGGGCGGCGGCGTTGCAAAGTCGCCCGCCGGGCCGCAGCGCCGCATGGCGCGAAAAGGCGGCGCACGTCCCATTTTTGCAACGTCGGCCGGTCGGTGAACGCCTCCCGCTCCCACCGCGGCGATTCTGCCCCGGCCGCGGCGATTCCCCCGGCCCGTCGATCGGCTCGCCGGCCGCGCGTTTCGGGACCGCGACGGTGGAACCGGCGCTCCGACTGCCCTTGCTGCGGGATCTGGTCAATGCGCCGGCATGCCGGCGGGGCGGTCAAGTTGGCCGGGGGATTGGGGCCTCCCCCGTGGCGGGCGGCGGCGGCGGCGATACGGTGTGACGGCCCGCCCGCGACGCCGTTTCCCCGCTGCGCCGCCCCCTCCCCGCGTCTTTTCGATCCCGTGTCTTCTTCGATGGCCCCCCCGCAAGCCGACACCGCCGTCCCCGTCACTCTCAACGGTCGCGGCCCCGTTCCGCTGACGCATTCCCCCGAGGGCCGCCACCGCGTGGTGGTCATCGGCGGGGGCTTCGCGGGGATGAACGTCGTCCGCGGGCTGCGGAAGGCGGACGTGGACGTCACGCTGATCGACCGCCGCAACCATCACCTGTTCCAACCCCTGCTGTACCAAGTGGCGACGGGCAGTCTGAGCCCCGCCAACATTGCCGCCCCACTGCGGGGAATGTTCGACCGGCAGAGCAACACCACGGTGCTGCTGGGCGAGGCGGTCGGCTTCGACATGGACCGCCGCGTCGTGCAACTCTGCGGCAAGAACAACCCCACCACCGCCGGCGGGCCGGAGGACGAGATCCCCTACGACACGCTGATCGTCGCCTCCGGCAGCACGCACAGCTATTTCGGTCGGGACGAGTGGGCGCCGTACGCCCCGGGGCTCAAGACGATCGAGGACGCGATCGAGATCCGCCGCCGCATCCTGCTGGCCTTCGAGGAGGCGGAGCGCGAGCCGGACCCGGACCAACGGGCCGCCTGGATGACGTTCGTGCTGGTCGGCGGCGGCCCGACCGGCGTGGAACTGGCCGGCAGTATCGCGGAGATCGCCCGCAACACCCTGAAAAACGACTTCCGCCGCATCGATCCCTCCGACGCCCGCATCGTGATCGCGGACGGCGGCCCGCGGGTGCTGAGCTCCTACGACGAAGAGCTGAGCCGCTACGCCGCCCGCGATCTGCGGGAGATGGGGGTGGAAATTATCACCGACACCCGCGTCACCGACGTGACCGCCACGGAGGTGACGCTCAGCCCGGAGGATCGTTCGCCCTCCTATACGTTGCAGGCCCGCACGGTGGTCTGGTGCGCGGGGGTCCGGGCCAGCCGGCTGGGCAAACGGCTCGCCGCGGCGACCGGCTGCCCCGCCGACCGCGAAGGTCGGGTGAAGGTCGAGCGGAACCTCACCGTCCCGGGGCGTCCGGAGATCTTCGTCCTCGGCGACCTGGCTCACTTCGATCACGCCCCGGAAGATTCCAAAGGCGGCTGGAGCGAACAGGGCGGCGGGAAGGGGACGACCCCGCTGCCGGGCGTGGCCCAGGTGGCGATGCAGCAGGGCAAGCACACCGCCAAAACGCTGCGGCGCCGTCTCCGCGGACTGCCGGACGAATCGTTCGAGTACACGGATCTCGGCACGATGGCCGTCATCGGCCGCGGCGCCGCGGTGGCCGATCTGTTCGGCCGCTACCACGCCACCGGCGGGTTCGCCTGGCTGATGTGGCTGGCGATCCACGTGATGTACATCGTCGGCTATCAGAGCCGGCTACTGGTCATGATCCAGTGGGCCTACCACTACGTGACGATGGACCGCGGCGCCCGCCTGATCACCGGCCAGACGCTGCCGGTGAGCTTTCCGGCCGAGACGAAGGAGGACGGCGAGAATCCGCTGACGGCCCGGTTGAACGCCGCCCCGCCGCAGCCGGACCCGCACGGCGTCTCCGACGCCACCGAAGCCGCAGAACGGGTCTTGGAAGCGACGCTGCCGGCCGCGACCCGCACCCCCGCCCCCGCCGGCAGCGCCGCCGTCGGGGCGCAGCGGTAACGGGCCGGAGCGAGCCGCGTTCCCGTTGGAACGCGGCTCCGGACTTGGGACGCCAATACAAGCCCGACGCGCAAGGGTCGGACCCGTGTCCATTCGAACGCCTGTGCCATTCGACCCCGTCGGCTGCGCCGACGGCCGACGCTTGCGCGTCGGGCTGGTATTGAAACGGCTCTACGCGGCCGCGGCGGCGCGGCGTTTCACCACCTCGCCCACCGCGAGGGCCACGGCGAAGGCGACGGCGACGGCGATCAGCCCCGGCCAGCCGAACGTCATGCCCAGGAAGGTCGAGTCCCGGATCGCCCAGCCGGCGGCGAAGAACGCCACCAGCGTCGCCGTGCCCAGCACGAGGTTCACCGCGATCCGCTTGCCGCCGGTCGGCATCGCGTCGCCCAGCAGTTCCCGGCGGTTCATCAACAACAGGAAGGTGAGGTAGGCGACCGGCAGCAGGGTCAGGCCGAACACGCTGGTCGGCACGGCCAGATAGACCGCCGCCCCGCTCCAGTAGAAGGGCCCCAGGGCCCCGAGGCACGGCAGCAGGGCGCCCAACCGGAAGTACCAGCCGGTCGCCGGCACGTTCAGCACCTCGCAGACGACGAACCCGCTGACGAGCATCAGCAGGGTGATCGTGCTGCACGCCATCCCCAACACGCCCAGGCCGAACACCACGTCGGCGAACCGGCCGCCGCCGAACACCGGCGTCAGGCTGCTGGCGAGGGCGTCCGCGTCCCGCTCCACCAGCGCGGCGGCGAGCACCCGCTCGTCTTCGGAGAGCGTCGCCCGTTCGACGCCGCGGGCGTCCACGTTCTTCAAGAACGCCGACTCGGATTTGGTCAGCTCGCCCTCCGGTTTCTCCAGCAGAGCCGCGTAGCCGGCGTCGTCGATGCGTACGTCGGCCTTCGGCTGTCCGTGGAACTGCGAGGCGGAGGCGATCACCACGCAGGCGGTCGCCAGGAAGAAGGGGATGAACATGCCGGTGGCGAGGTCGAAGATGCCCAGCCCGCGGTGCTCCCGGCCCCAGCCGCGGCCGAGCATGCTGTAGGGCAGCAGGAAGGTCATGTTGATGCCCACCGCCGTGGCGAAGGCGGCCATCATCTTGTCCCGCTGACTGCCGACGATCACGTTCGACCAGTAGTCCCGGGAGGCCGCGTCCGGCAGGGCGTCGACGAGCGCCTGCATCGCCGGCGCCGGCCGGAAGATCGCTCCGAGGTCCGGTACGAACCCGGCGAACACCGCCCCCCAGTCCAGTTCGCCCGCGATCGCCAGCCGGGCCACCACGGCGATGAAGCAGGCCACGATCAGGCCGACCACCACCTTCAACATCACTTCGTAGACCCGCACGCCCCAGTGCCCGCTGCCGTAGCTCCAGGTGACGGCGATCGAGAGCACGAGGATCACCCCGGCGATAATCACCTTGGCCGTGGTGTCCGAGAGCTCGCCGCCCCCGCCCAGCAGGTCCGGCATCAGGTTCTGTTGGAGGGCACCCGTCGCCAACGAATATTGCGGCAGGGCCCAGACGACGTTCGCCAGCCCGCTGGCGGCCAGCCACAGCCAGCCCAGGGCCGGGTTGACGTGCTGATTGATCGCCCGGAACGGCCGCAGGCCCGTGGACAGGGTGACGTAGCCGATCGCCGAGAGCATGCAGATGCCCAGGATCATGGCGACCGGCTGCAACCAGAGCAGCCCGAAGCCGGCGATCACGCCGAGGTACAACCCGCCGGCCAGCGAGCCGCCGCCGAGCGTCAGGGCGCTTTGCAGCCAGCCGGGGCCGGACAGTCGCACATAACCGGCCAGCCGGCCGGGCAGGGACCGGGAGTTGATCTCACGGAGCATCTCCCGCTCGCGTTCGATCGCCTCGCCGCCGACCGGCTTGACGAGCGGTTCGTCCAGCGCGAGTTCGCCGTCCGGGGAGAAGGGCGTCGCCGCCGATCGCGCCGCGCGCACGTCGCCCGCCTCGCTGGGAGAACCGGCGGGGGCGGGGGGCGGGGGGGCGGCGCTCATGCGACGGTCGGATCAGTGGGGGCGAATCCACCGCACGCTACGGTCGATCGCCACGCCCCCGCAACTGACGCGCCCTCTCCGCTTCGTTTCCCGGGGACCGCCCGTCGCGCCGCCTGCAGAACCGTGCGACGCCGGTTCGCCCGCCCGCCGCCGGACCGCCGCGCACGCCGCGAGCGTCCCGGACGCCTGGCGCGTCCGGGACACTTCCATTCAGGATGCGTCAGGGCAGGGGCAGTTCGCCGCGGGCGCCGGCGCTGATCTCGGCGACGCTCATGCGGACCACCGTCTTGCTCGTCTCGCGGTAGGCGTCGCGGGGTTCGCTGAGGTCCTTCGATTCGCGGGTGAGGGTCACCTCCCACTGGGCCGGCCCGAACGGCACGTCCGGGCTGACGACGAACTGCCCCACATTGGTGACGCGGGCCCGGTCGCTCTCCTCGACGACCCGGCCCTGATACCGCGTACCCTCGAACTGCCCGGCGGGGGTGTCGGCGGCGGCGGCGCCTTCTTCGGTGAGCTCCGCCGGTTCATATTCCTTCAGCAGGGTGAGCGTCGGGTAGGCGCGGAGGACCGGGCCGTACTCCGTCGGTTCGCCGTTGCCGACCTGCTTCCACCCGCGGATCACCGGCAGGAACGCCTGCGGGATGCCATTGTCGTCCGCCGGCCGACCGATCACGCCGGACTCCGGCACGAGGACCTTGTAGAGCACCCGCCCGGCCGGGCCGGTTTCCAGGCCGCGTTCGCCGGGGGCGCCGGTCTCGGAGACGATCTCCAGCCAGCGGGCGGGAACCTGTTCGCCGTCGACGGTGGCGGTTTCGGCTTCCAGCGCCCGCAGGGTGATCTGCCGGCGGCGCTCGACGGTGGTGACCTGGTTCTGCTCGTCCGTCAGCGTTTGGGTGTAGGAGCCTTCGTGCCGCACCTGCGTGCCGGGCTCCGGGAGGTTCCAGACGAGTCCGCCGGCGGGGGCGGGGGCGGCGAACAGCAGCGCCGCGCACGCCGCGGCGGAAAGGCGGGCGACGGTGACGGTGTTCATGGACAGCGGGGCCGCGGTCGGCGGAATTGAATGCGGGGGCGGAGTCCTCGCATTCTTCCCCCCGTCGGACCGCCCGCAAGCGGCGAACGCGGGGACCGGGCGGATGGACCGCCGCCCCACGCGCCCCTACCGTGCCGGACCGCCCGATCGGTCGAATCCTTCGGCCCCCCCGGGCGGTATCCCCCGCGCACGACGCGTCTCGTGCCCGTGTCGCCGGTCGCCGATCCGCCTCCGTCGTCAGACCGTTCGCCCTTCGGACTCCCCAGCCCCGCCGACGATGCTCCGACCCACCCCCCGCCGGTTCTCGCCGGCCGCGTTCGTCTCCGCCGCCCTCCTCGCCCTGACGGCCGGCGTCTCCTCGCCCGCCCTGGCCGACGACGGCGACGCCAAATCGAAAGACGTCAAGCCGGCCGACGCCAAACCGGCGATCGCAAAGGCGAACGTCGCCCACATCAAACTGACCGGCTCCTTCCCCGAGGCCCCGCAGCCCGAAGGCCCCTTCGGCAACCTGACCCAGACGTTGGAGAAGGCGAAGGGCCGCATCGAGAAGGCGGCGACCGACGATCGCATCAGCGCCGTGCTGCTGGAGATCGACGCCCCGTCCGTCGGCTTCACCAAGGCCCGCAGCCTGCGGGCGAGCATCAAAGCCGTCCGCGACGCCGGCAAGCCGGTCTACGCCTACTTCGAGGACGCCTCCACCCCCGGCTACCTCGTCGCCTGCGCCGCCGATAAGGTCATCGCCCCCGAAAGCGGCGGCGTGATGATGGTCGGCCTGCGGGCGGAGGTGGAGTTCTATAAGGAGCTGTTCGACGACTTTCAGGTGCAGCCGGAGATGCTGCGCGTGGGCAAGTTCAAGAGCGCCGCCGAACCCTACACCCGCAGCTCGATGAGCCCGGAGTTCCGCGAGGAACTGACCGAGGTGCTCGGCGACATCTACGCCAACATCCTCGCCACCGTCGCCGAGACGCGGGGGATGGAGCAGGACGCCGTCGACGCCGCGATCGACAGCGGCCCGCACACCGCCCTCGGCGCCAAGGCCGCCGGTTTGATCGACGAGATCCTTTATGAGGATCAGATCGCCGACCTGATCAAGAAGGACCTCAACGCCGGCGAGGTGCGGGTCGTCGAGGACTACCTCAAGCCGAAGCCGAAGAAGTACGAGGGCTTCTCCGGCCTGATGGATTTGCTGAACGATCTATCCGGCGAGACGGCGACCTCCGCCGCCAAGGGTCCGAAGATCGCCGTGATCTACGCCCTCGGCCCGATTATCTCCGGCAAAAGCGTGGAGAGCCCGTTCACCGGCGCCCAGTCGATGGGCTCGGAAACGATGATCGAAGCGATCGACGAGGCTCGCGAGGACGACGACGTGAAGGCCGTCGTGCTGCGGGTCGACAGCCCCGGCGGCTCGGCGCTGGCCAGCGATTTAATGTGGCGGGCGCTGGTCCGACTGAAGGCCGAGAAGCCGCTGATCGTCTCCATGGGCGAGGTCGCCGGCAGCGGCGGGTATTACATCGCCATGCCCGGCGACACGATTATCGCTGACCCGTCCACGATCACCGGCTCGATCGGCGTGGTCGGCGGCAAGTTGGCCTTCGGGGAGACCTTCAAACGCTTCGGCGTGACCCACGACGTGGTGCAATTCGGCGACAACGCCGGCACCCTCTCGCTGCTCACCCCGTTCGACGAGTCCGAGGAAGCCGCGATGCGGAAGATGCTCGCGGAGATCTATGAACTCTTCACCAAAAAGGCTGCCGAGGGCCGCGAGATGGACCTCGAAAAGCTGAAGGAACTGGCCGGCGGCCGCATTTACAGCGGCGAGCGGGCAAAGGAACTCGGCTTGGTGGACGAACTCGGCACCTTAGAGGACGCGATCGCCCTCGCCGAGCAGGCCGCTGCGAAACGGTTCGACGACGTGGACGAGGGCGATGAATTAGGCCGGCTGAACCTGCCGAAGCCGGTCAACCCGTTCGAGGCCCTGTTTGAGAACGGCCTGCCCGGCATGATCCGGATGCAGCAGACCGCCGTCGCCGAGGCCGCCGTCGCCGCCGCCGTCGACGCCCTGCCGGAGCCGCTGGCCGGCGTCGCCGAACGCCTCGGTACGCTGGAAACCCTCGCCAAGGAGCGGGCCCTGGTCGTGATGCCCTTCGGGCTGAAGGTGAAGTAGTTCAGCGGACGCTTGTTCGTCGGCGCAGCGAAGCGTCCCGGACCCTCCGAGGGTCCGGGACGCTTTTTTCGTTCGATCGTTCAGGGACTCAGGCGATCGCGGCCCGCAGCTTGTCGATCCACTTGGCGGCCTCGGCCTTCACGTCGCCGCCCTCCTCGTACTCCAGCACCAGCCAGCCGCGGTAGCCGGCGTCGCCGAGGATGCCGACGATCCGGTCCAAGTCCGCGTCCTCATGTTTGCCGTTGGGGCGGACCTTCACCTTAATCTGGGCGTTGATCGCGTACGGGGCGATCGCGGCGAGGTCGCGGTAGGGGTCGTCCGTCTGGAAGTTGCCGCTGTCGAAGTTCACGCCGAAGTACGGGCTGTCGTCCACCTGCTCGATGATGGAGAGCATCTGCTTCGGCGTGGCGGTGATGCCGCCGTGGTTCTCGAGGGCGAGGTGCACGCCCTTGGCCGCGGCGTGCGGCAGGCATTCGTTGATGCCGGCGGCGCAGCGGGCGATCGCCTCCTTCTCGTCCCCGCCCTTCGGCACCTTGCCGGCGAAGATGCGGATCACCGGGGCCCCGAGGGCGCTGGCGGCGTCGATCCAGCGTTTGCACGCGGCGATCTGCTGATCGCGGGCGTCGCCGGGGGGCAGGGCGAAGTCGTTGCCGATCGCCGTGCCGGAGACGCTCAGACCGTTGGCGAAGCAGTGGTGGGCCAGGTCGCGGACGTATTTCTCGCCCTCGCCGCCGGCCTCGAAGTCCTGCACGCTCTGCGGGAAGTAGTACCCCGTCAGTTCCACGCCGGGCAGGCCCAGCGACGCCGCGTAGTCGGCGACGTCGTACAGGTCCATTTCCGTATCGGTTTTGCTCCCGCGCGGCAGCATTTTGTTGAACGAGTACGCCGCGAGGCTCAGCTTGAACAGCGGCCCGTCCGCCTGGCGCTTCAGCGGTTCGGCGGCGACGCCGGAGGCCGGACGCGCGGCGAGGGCGGCGGCCGACGCGGCGGCCGCGGACGCGAGGAACGTACGGCGGGAGGGACCGGACATGACGGCTTTCGAACGGAACACGAGCGGAACGTGTCCGATCCTACAGCCCCGGCGGACCGATTCGTACACTCCCCGGCCCGTTCCTGTTCGCTTCCCACCCACGCCCAAGCCGAAGGCCTGCCTCCGGCTTAGCACCTGATCGCTCATGCCCCGCTACGACCCCGCCCGCATCGAACCGAAGTGGCAAGCCTTCTGGGACGAGAACCGCACCTTCGCCGCGCCAGCCGTGGCGGAGGCCCGTGACGCGGCCGGGAAGTTGTACGTCCTCGATATGTTCCCCTATCCCAGCGGGAACGGTCTGCACGTCGGCCATCCGGAGGGCTACACCGCGACCGATATCGTCGCCCGCATGGCCCGTATGCGTGGCAAAGCGGTGCTGCACCCGATGGGCTGGGACGCCTTCGGCCTGCCCGCCGAACAACACGCCGTCAAAACCGGCGTCCACCCGCGGGAGACGACCGCCAAGAATATCGACACCTTCCGGCGTCAATTAAAATCCCTCGGCTTCAGTTACGACTGGGACCGGGAACTGTCCACGACCGACCCGGACTATTTCCGCTGGACGCAGTGGATCTTTCTCGAACTCTACGACACCTGGTACGACGCCGAGGCGAAGAAGGGCCGCCCGATCGCCGAACTGCCCGTCCCGGCTGAAGTGAAGGGGCAGGGCGAGGAGGCCGTGCGCCGTTATCAGGACGGCAAACGGCTGGCCTATCAGACGCACGCCCCGGTCAATTGGTGCCCGGAACTGCGGACCGTGCTGGCCAACGAAGAGGTCATCGACGGCAAGAGCGAACGCGGCGGCCATCCGGTCGTGCGGTTGCCCTTGCGCCAGTGGATGCTGCGGATCACCGCCTACGCCGACCGGCTGCTGGAGGATCTGGACACGCTGGAATGGCCGGAGAGCCTCAAGTCGCTCCAGCGGAACTGGATCGGCAAATCCACCGGCTGCGAGGTCGACTTTTATATCGGCGTTCTAGACGGCGCGAGCGACCCGGCCGACCCGGAGACGTTCAAAACCTGGCAGGCCCAGCGGTCGTTTAGCGGCTTCCCGGAGGAGGCCCCGGAGGACGTGCTGCGGGTTTATACGACCCGGCCGGATACGCTGCACGGGGCGACCTATATG
Coding sequences within:
- the carB gene encoding carbamoyl-phosphate synthase large subunit, translated to MPKRTDIKKILLIGSGPIVIGQACEFDYSGTQACKALREEGYEVVLVNSNPATIMTDPGTADRTYIEPITPEYVAEVIRRERPDALLPTLGGQTGLNTALAVEKMGVLDEYGVEMIGARRDVIKKAEDRELFREAMAKIGLDVAKSRIVKSMDEAREALEELGLPIICRASYTLGGAGGGIAYNKEEFERVVASGLKLSPVNEVMLDESILGWKEYEMEVMRDRNDNCVIVCSIENFDPMGVHTGDSITVAPAQTLSDKEYQRMRDATLAVMREIGVETGGSNVQFAIDPDTGRMVVIEMNPRVSRSSALASKATGFPIAKIAAKLAVGYTLDELPNDITRETKACFEPSIDYVVTKVPRWTFEKFPEADPTLTIQMKSVGETMAIGRTFKESLQKALRGTETGHFGLGGGKKDLWDTPDRPREDAIVAGLATPNEHRMSFLRYAFKSGMTLERVHDLTAIDPWFLDQLQQLVEIEDEIRAVGSLSAVTAAQMRRFKRAGFGDQQLSYWLNAGEAAVRAKRKELDVEAVFKQVDTCAAEFEAVTPYYYSTYETEDESPGPRRPVNPEGLSPYSRVMILGGGPNRIGQGIEFDYCCCQASYALEELGVESVMVNSNPETVSTDYDTSDLLFFEPLTTEDVLNVVDRLKPDGVIVQFGGQTPLNLAKGLEAAGVPIIGTSPEMIDVAEDRDRFAEILKKTGLRQPPNGTATDAAGARKIAERVGYPVLVRPSYVLGGRAMEICYDGPALSGYMQSAVDASPDRPVLIDRFLEDAIEVDVDCVADFGVEGGGVAIVAGVMEHIEEAGVHSGDSACCLPPHSLPKAVVEEIEAATIKLAQALNVCGLMNVQFAVKKEGDDFTVYVLEVNPRASRTAPFVSKATGMPWAKIAAKAMAGVSLAKQGVADAGPPPKHFSVKESVFPFSKFSGVDIVLGPEMRSTGEVMGIAHAFPTAYAKSQIGAGNPLPPAGAGTEGGGGRAIFISMAEGKKAAIVEPARRLAALGYEILATSGTGSVLKEAGVEAEIVRKVQEGRPNLIDHMANGRVGFIFNTPSGKGARTDEGKIRAASVAYGVPCVTTLPGCVAVVDALEAQAADPTPRVVSLQEWHAAEGDA
- a CDS encoding NAD(P)/FAD-dependent oxidoreductase yields the protein MAPPQADTAVPVTLNGRGPVPLTHSPEGRHRVVVIGGGFAGMNVVRGLRKADVDVTLIDRRNHHLFQPLLYQVATGSLSPANIAAPLRGMFDRQSNTTVLLGEAVGFDMDRRVVQLCGKNNPTTAGGPEDEIPYDTLIVASGSTHSYFGRDEWAPYAPGLKTIEDAIEIRRRILLAFEEAEREPDPDQRAAWMTFVLVGGGPTGVELAGSIAEIARNTLKNDFRRIDPSDARIVIADGGPRVLSSYDEELSRYAARDLREMGVEIITDTRVTDVTATEVTLSPEDRSPSYTLQARTVVWCAGVRASRLGKRLAAATGCPADREGRVKVERNLTVPGRPEIFVLGDLAHFDHAPEDSKGGWSEQGGGKGTTPLPGVAQVAMQQGKHTAKTLRRRLRGLPDESFEYTDLGTMAVIGRGAAVADLFGRYHATGGFAWLMWLAIHVMYIVGYQSRLLVMIQWAYHYVTMDRGARLITGQTLPVSFPAETKEDGENPLTARLNAAPPQPDPHGVSDATEAAERVLEATLPAATRTPAPAGSAAVGAQR
- a CDS encoding divalent metal cation transporter — encoded protein: MSAAPPPPAPAGSPSEAGDVRAARSAATPFSPDGELALDEPLVKPVGGEAIEREREMLREINSRSLPGRLAGYVRLSGPGWLQSALTLGGGSLAGGLYLGVIAGFGLLWLQPVAMILGICMLSAIGYVTLSTGLRPFRAINQHVNPALGWLWLAASGLANVVWALPQYSLATGALQQNLMPDLLGGGGELSDTTAKVIIAGVILVLSIAVTWSYGSGHWGVRVYEVMLKVVVGLIVACFIAVVARLAIAGELDWGAVFAGFVPDLGAIFRPAPAMQALVDALPDAASRDYWSNVIVGSQRDKMMAAFATAVGINMTFLLPYSMLGRGWGREHRGLGIFDLATGMFIPFFLATACVVIASASQFHGQPKADVRIDDAGYAALLEKPEGELTKSESAFLKNVDARGVERATLSEDERVLAAALVERDADALASSLTPVFGGGRFADVVFGLGVLGMACSTITLLMLVSGFVVCEVLNVPATGWYFRLGALLPCLGALGPFYWSGAAVYLAVPTSVFGLTLLPVAYLTFLLLMNRRELLGDAMPTGGKRIAVNLVLGTATLVAFFAAGWAIRDSTFLGMTFGWPGLIAVAVAFAVALAVGEVVKRRAAAAA
- the sppA gene encoding signal peptide peptidase SppA; this translates as MLRPTPRRFSPAAFVSAALLALTAGVSSPALADDGDAKSKDVKPADAKPAIAKANVAHIKLTGSFPEAPQPEGPFGNLTQTLEKAKGRIEKAATDDRISAVLLEIDAPSVGFTKARSLRASIKAVRDAGKPVYAYFEDASTPGYLVACAADKVIAPESGGVMMVGLRAEVEFYKELFDDFQVQPEMLRVGKFKSAAEPYTRSSMSPEFREELTEVLGDIYANILATVAETRGMEQDAVDAAIDSGPHTALGAKAAGLIDEILYEDQIADLIKKDLNAGEVRVVEDYLKPKPKKYEGFSGLMDLLNDLSGETATSAAKGPKIAVIYALGPIISGKSVESPFTGAQSMGSETMIEAIDEAREDDDVKAVVLRVDSPGGSALASDLMWRALVRLKAEKPLIVSMGEVAGSGGYYIAMPGDTIIADPSTITGSIGVVGGKLAFGETFKRFGVTHDVVQFGDNAGTLSLLTPFDESEEAAMRKMLAEIYELFTKKAAEGREMDLEKLKELAGGRIYSGERAKELGLVDELGTLEDAIALAEQAAAKRFDDVDEGDELGRLNLPKPVNPFEALFENGLPGMIRMQQTAVAEAAVAAAVDALPEPLAGVAERLGTLETLAKERALVVMPFGLKVK
- a CDS encoding sugar phosphate isomerase/epimerase family protein, producing the protein MSGPSRRTFLASAAAASAAALAARPASGVAAEPLKRQADGPLFKLSLAAYSFNKMLPRGSKTDTEMDLYDVADYAASLGLPGVELTGYYFPQSVQDFEAGGEGEKYVRDLAHHCFANGLSVSGTAIGNDFALPPGDARDQQIAACKRWIDAASALGAPVIRIFAGKVPKGGDEKEAIARCAAGINECLPHAAAKGVHLALENHGGITATPKQMLSIIEQVDDSPYFGVNFDSGNFQTDDPYRDLAAIAPYAINAQIKVKVRPNGKHEDADLDRIVGILGDAGYRGWLVLEYEEGGDVKAEAAKWIDKLRAAIA